tcaAGAATTTTATAATCACTCACCTTAAGATTTAATATTAAAAATcgagataaaaattaaattttataatCAAAAGCTTTGAATTTAATCCAATGTATGACCAGAAAATTTTTAGTCACTTGGTGACTGTGTTCATGGTATAATGTTCATACGGTCACCAAGTGACTTAAGGATTTTATAGTCTCACCCTGTGATATTTTTTAAGTGTTTCAATCATAACCCTTGAAATTAAGTGTGATGAGTTCAAATGCTTGGCCACCTGATGATTTTATGATCATTAATGTGTTCATACTAAACTACTGCttcttattttttaaaattatgtCGTACAAGAAATGGTTGAAGTTATTCACAAAAATGTTGcgtagaaaataaaaaacaaaaagatgtaGTTTAAATCCCACAGTGATGTTCATCTATTCAGTAAATGACCGAAGAAACTATGCTCAAATTatccttggatgtaaatccaacgGTTGCAatcttaaaataattttttccacCAAATCCAAAAGAGTGTTAAAAGTTAAACATGATTTTCTTGATCAGGTAATCATGCTCATTAAATCCCAATGTGGGCCAACTGCCAAAAAAATCCCAATGGGCCAATAATTTTGTATACCAAACCGACCCGGAAGACCCAATCCGGGTACTTTATATATGTACCAGGACGAATTCCTCTCCTGCAAAATCAAATCGATTCGTTTAGGGAAATCAAAGCGACCAACCCTAGCTTCTCTCACTTCGACGCTATCTCCGGCAAAGGAACGCCGTCATCGAGCCAGTCACCGGCGGTAAGTTATCTCTTTCCTCTCTCTAATCTTTTCCTGAAATTCTTTTGCTCAGAAACGTATGGAAAACGAAGACTAGTTGAAATTCTAGGTTGTATTCACACAAATTCGAGTCTTACTATCCTTCTTCTGCTCTTTAATTAGTGCGGCTTCTTCTGTTAATCGGCTCCATTGAAATTATCAGGAACAAGAAGTCaatttgatttagggtttttacaTCGCAGACCTGAGTACCTCAGAGTTGTAAATAGACTTCAATTTCAATACTCTCGAATTCACGTATTGTCTGTATGGTTTATTCTTATGTAATTGTAGATAAAATGTGTATTGTTTGCTCATAAGATGATAAAAGACGATGAAGATTACATATTTTTATTCTGAAGTTTATATTAACTGTGGTGAATAAGTAACCTCTTAAGATGATTTATGGGAATTGTAtggatttttgattttatgtttatggattggtaGACAGGTATCTAAACAGATAGTGAGAAGACATGACGACCGCAGCTCGACCCACGTGGGCTCCTGCAAAAGGTGGTAATGAACAAGGTGGTACTCGGATTTTTGGCCCATCCCAAAAGTACTCATCAAGGGACATTGCATCGCATACAACTCTAAAACCCAGGTTAGTTTATGTTGTTCTTATCAGCATTGGTGTGTATCATTGTAAATTTTGAGGAGGCACTGCATACAATTTTGAAGGCCATGTTTGCTAAACTATATGCAATGCTGactatttttattcttctttcttttttcggTATTGCGATATTCTgtctgaaatgtcatcgttctTCCAGTTCGTTTATTAACTTTTATGCAAGTAAGTTGTCCTTGGATGCTGAGTTGTGAACCTTTCTTTTTTATGGTTTGTACAAACAGAAAGGACGGGCAGGACACCCAGGATGAACTGCAGAAGAGGAACCTCCATGAGGAGTTGGAAGACCGTGAGAGGAGGCATTTTTCATCAAAGGATAAATATAGTTGTATGATATCTTTCCCttaccttttttatttttattgaagtCATGGATTTTGATCTCAACCCTTTAGACAGGGTTTGGTGTCAGTTCAATTCTATTAGGATGTGATGTTATTTCTTCATGCTTTCTAATTGTTATGTGCATTGTGCAGATGACAGAGATCGCAGCAGGAGAGGGAGCCAGCTTTTGTTGGAAGGTGTGTATCCCAGCTCCATAATCATATTTTAATGTAAAAATTCCTGCAAAGTTATTGCTCAGTCTAATAATATTAAAATTGTTATTAAATAGGGACAAGAAGGGACACTGAAGACCGCATTGTACCACGTAATGTAGATGCTGATGATTCTGATTTGGAAGTCAAAAGTGATGATGACAGGTTAGTATTACCAGATATATGTGAATCAGACTTTACACATGTTTCCCCGTGAATTCTTAGCTTTGATATTAAATCATCACAGTTTTCCCACAGTTTTCCTTGCAAGCTTTCAATATCAATTTTTAAATGTTAAGATTAAGAAAGCACTGCTGATTAGTCGTGTATATGTATATGCATATGTTGAACTAGATTAGTGCGTGTCTGGGTGTTCAGCTTTTCCAATTGTTGCTAGGGCTCTGTACTAAACTTTGTGTCTGTACTTTTGCATCCTTTTGTTTTGCCAACTTTCCATTTGCACCAAAATTGATATTTGCACCTTGAAGATTTTGCACTCAACAACTGTTTCATTTGTTGgtgatttcttttcttgtatAGTTCCTCAACCATGTTTTGTGTTTGGAATTCTAGTGCTACCTAGATTTGCTAATATAATTGTTTTGGTCAtagtgatgaagatgacgatgatgatgaggatgacACAGAAGCTCTTTTGGCTGAGCTAGAACAAATAAAGAGGGAAAGAGCAGAGGAGAAGCGTCGAAAGGTGAGCTTTTTATTAAGTGATATGACATTGACATTACAAAGGTTTGATGTATCAGTGTTTGTAACGAATATACTGTATGCTTCCTCAGGAAGAACAACAGGTGGCGGAAGAGCTTAAAGTCAAGGAAGCAGAGCTTCTCCGAGGAAACCCATTACTTAATAATCCAATAACTGCTTCTTCCTTCAGTGTGAAAAGAAGGTTAGTAAAGATCTTTCCTTGATCGGTTCTGTAGTCAAGTTAGAATATTCATTTTGGTAACTGTCCTAAATTGCAATGCTCATttgcatttttttgttttgggctcAGATGGGATGATGATGTGGTGTTCAAAAATCAGGCCCGTGGTGAAACCAAGACTCCTAAGCGCTTCATCAATGACACAGTGAGGAACGACTTTCACCGCAAATTTCTGCATAAATACATGAAGTAATGTCATAAATGAATCCTACTTTCAAGATAGTACCCCAAGTAATGAAGTCAAAAGGACACTTCTGTTAAGGATTGTATGTACCTTAATGTTTCAATTTAGTGCACTGTTCTGGATGCCATTTAGCTTCTAATGTGAGCAAAAGAGATGTAAAGCTGGATCTTTATGTTGAATGTTGTTTCCTGTTTCCGAAGTTGGCAGGACCAGATTGTATTCTGAATGTAGCGATGCTATTGGTTTGGCATTTTATTTGATGATAATGCCTTCTGCAGTGCTTTGTTGGAAACTGTTATAGCATAATGATCCTGCAAGTGATTGTGTGACAACCCTGGCCACTGCTTACTCAGTGTCTTGACCAATGAATTTCTGTTTCCTTCAGTTTATAAAATGGGATTGGTAAACTAAAAGCCAATTCGATATGAGTATTGCTAGAGATACCAATTTTTCTTTTACCAAACTCTAATCCCAAACACCACATCATTAGTTTGTGTTGATGTAATCATTAACTAAGCTAATTTCTTGTTGAAAAAAATTTGTTACTTATATTCTCGTTAAGAGAAATTGCTTTTAGTAAATGAATTGAACATGGTTCCTAAACTGTAAAAGGCAAAACCAAACACTACTTATGAATTCCATAAAAATTGATCTGGCATAtacttgattgattgatttaggCTTTTAGGAATCATTAGTGAGCAACCTAGACTATGAACGAAtcaaaaggaaacaaaacaaTCAGTGAATAAAtatggtatatatatattttttcatcGTTACCAAAATATAAGATATAGTTGATGAATTTTTAAGActtttgagatgaatgaaaacGAAGCGGCTAAATGATGGGCAATGCCCCGTCCGTTGGGCTCTTACCCGACCCGGAAAAGCAGAGTTTCCTCATCATTTTGATCTCCGTCTTGTGCTTACGAGAGTCATAAACCTGTTTTTGTTGAGAGAGAACTGGCGACTACACTCTCAATCAGCACCACTGCCGGAAACTTGCTCATTCTCTCGGACATTAATCACAATCCAGGTAATGTTTTTCATCCCAGATATTTTAGATTCATTTCCATTCAGCTTCAGGTTCTCTGATAATCAATCACAGGTGGTGAAATCTCATCAATTTGAGCATGACCCATTTGCGTAAGTTGAGAACAGCATCCATTCTCAAACGGGTCTCTTCAAATTTTGATGAAAACCACTTCAGACTATTGGGAACCCCAGCTCGGCCAATTGGGTCTTTCCCCAGTGCCCAAACCCCTAGACTTTACAGAACTAAAAGGAACCCTGTGACTGAAAGCTGTGAAATTACTTGGCCTGAAAATGCTGGTCGAGTTTCTCGTGCTGTTCGACAAGAAGCGCAAGCTGCATTGTTGGACTATTTGTATGGTAGTAGAGGCTTGCACTTTGCGGATGCAGAGAATATGAGCAAAAACTCACCGCATTTTCTCAACAAGCTTTTGAAATGCGTTGGTAGTGATAAGGAAATCCGGCAGTCGGTTTCCCGGTACTTGCTTTACCACCCTGTTAATGAGTTTGAGCCTTTCTTTGAGAGTTTGGGTTTGAAACCTTCAGAGTATGTTCATTTTCTTCCACCTAATTCCATGTTCTTGATCGATGAGAGTCTGTTGCTTCACAATTATGCTGTTTTGTGTCAGTTTGGGGTTGCGCGTAGTAGGATAGGGAAGATATACAAGGAAGCTGCAGAAGTTTTTCGATATGATTTTAAGGTTTTGCAATCAAAACTTCGAGCCTATGAAGAGCTGGGTCTCAGTCGGTATGCTTTAGTTAAGTTTATTGTTGCTGCTCCTTATTTGTTAGTTGGGGATGTAGATGTGGCATTTGTTGAGGTATTGGAGAAATTGAGGAGCCTTGGATTTGAAACCAGTTGGGTTCAGGGGTACTTATCCGAATCGGATTCTTATAATTGGGGACGGATGCTTGGAGTTCTGAGTTTTCTTAGTGATATTGGTTGCAGCAACAAGCAGTTGGGTGTGTTACTTGGCCAGCATCCAGATTTTGTGTTTGAGGCTTCAGGGGGAAGGACATTTTTACTAATTGGGATCTTTCTGAAATTTGGATGCACAATGAGCCAGATATGTTCAATGTTTCTGCAGTTTCCTCAAATTGAAGTAACGAAATTTGTTTTGAATATGAGGAGATGTTTTTTGATCCTGCATGAAATCAAAATGGAGTTTACAGAGATAGGGAAGATTGTGCATTCTCAACCCCTGCTACTGGGTTCCATTGCATTGAAAAGTACCAACACCTTACTTCTTCACTTAAAGATAGGAAAGAAGGAGCTGTCTAGATACATCCAGGAGAACCCACAAGAAATGAAGAATTGGGTATTTGGTAGAACACTTAGGCCGTTAGAGCTGGGAGAGAACCTCAGATCAAAGACACACAAGATGAAGTTTTTGTTAGATATAGGATTTGTAGAGAACCCTAACAAAATAACAGAAGTGGTAAATCAGTTTCAAGGCAATGGATGGGAGCTTCAGGAAAGATTTGATTGCATTGTGGAAGCTGGTTTAGATCGTGATGAAGTCTGTAAACTGATTAAACGATATCCTCTTGTTCTTTGTCAGTCAAAGAAACTTATAGAAATGAAGATTGATCTCCTTGTAAATCATTTGTGTTATCCCTTGTCAACTTTGCTGTCCTTCCCAAGATATCTTACCTGTGGAATTAAAAGGGTCAAGCATAGGGTATTCATGTACAATTGGCTCAAAGATCAAGGAACAGTTGAACCTGGTTCTGCCTTGAGCACTATTTTATATCCCTCAGATCTATGTTTTCTGAGGAAGTTTGTAAATCATCATCCTTGTGGTCTTGAAGTTTGGCAGGATTTGAAGAATAAAATTTATTCAGGGTAAAAAATTTCTCACTGCTTCCCACTTTCAAGATTCTACACTGTTCTCTGTTAATGCTATtagttccttttttttgttttttcttgttttgacaAACTGAGATATTTATTGAGGATTAACTGTTGGAAGGTGATATGGCACATAAGAATAAAAACAACCAAACTAGTTAATCATCACAGCATCTCCATTTTAGCCAAGAAGTCTTTTACTGTCTTTTTCACTGTGAAGCGAGTAACTTGTGATATTGACAATGGTTTATCTTTATGGTCCTGGAAATCTGTCTCCTTTATTTTGATATCTTTTCAGCTTGGGTTTCTGGTTATAAATTGTGGATCTAATTTGATGCAGATGCATAGGCAAATCGCAAATTTTTAGGTAAACGAGCAACAGCATGAATAGTTTGGATAAATGCTGTCCAACATTTTATTTCTCTACTTAAGAAAACGGATATCAAAATGAAGGAAAGAGAAACAAGAACCTGCATAAGTTTTTCATGTTTGATATAACTTGACAGCACTGAATCACTTGGTTTATACTGCTTTCTGCATAAAAGCCAACTGACCCCAGTCATGAAATTCTCAGTATTTGCACTAATCTCCTTTGAACCAAGAATTGGAGAAAAGCTCAACTAACGATCCTGGATTGTGGCCATAACTGACATAGAAGGGCTAATTCAGGTGTTATTGTCGACTGACCAGTTAAAGGTGGCACAGTTTCTGGTCCAAGTCTTTAAGTTCTCACAGACCACTAAAATCTGCTTCCACTCACTCTCGCAATAGTAGCAATATACTTCAGTAGCCAGTGATTACTAAAACAAACAAGACCCACCACCTAAATCTTCATGGTGGTGAGAAGACTAGACTTCTAATTGAGAGCATCCGCTTCAGGGATTCCGATTTTGTTCTCAAGTGAAAAGGTGAAGTGAGCAAGTACAATGCCCCATCGGAATGTTGGATATATTGAGAACTCATCTTGTGCATTGATATGTGAGAGTGATAAAAGAACAGCACAAAACTTTATGTATGAACTCCAGTGCTTCTAGGTCTGCAACACTGCATAAACTCTACATGACAGGTACTATAGTTAAGCTTTGATTCCCACCCCTTCTTATTGGATTGCCTTCTTGACGACACTGCCCCAATCCTAAAGAGCTGAAGCAGTGGTCGACTTTTGCTTGATCAACTGAAATACCTTTGTAGCTTCATCACAGTCAAACCTCCAGGCCTTCATACAATATGTTACAGGAGCAACACTAGTGTTGAAGATAGGAATAtaaatcatataaaaaaaagaCCAATGTATTAAAGCTTCTAACCTCAAGCAAGCTTGCAGGAATGTGCTTGTTGTTGATGGCCTCAACCTCAACCTCTTGACTTTAGACACAACAAAGTCCTAGAATAAGACCCTATCAGTCATGAAGGATTACTACATTTGCATaaatttctcctctctctctctctcataacttCCAATAATGTCCTCAAATAAGCCTAATATCGAATTCATTGTACAACAACTAACAGACAACTACGAGACTCTTATGCCACACTAATTTTACACTTATGTCAGTTATGTGTAAATAGCTGAGTTTGAAACTAAAGCCTGTTTAAAATTTGATTCTGAAAAACCTAAAAGCTCTTCTCTAATATGACAAAATTGCTTTCATATTTAGAAGCACTTCTCAAAATCATTTTAAATGCTTTTAAAACTGCTCAAGAGTGAAGAcgcatatttatatatatatatatatatatatatatatatataattttcattATATATTTATAACTAATCTTGATTATTAATTCAAAACCAATTCGAGAATCAACCACTAGGGATGGTGGGGTGGTAGAAGGTCCTAGTTTGCAACTCCTAGGTAGGTCTGGCTTTCGAATCCCCATAAGGCCTTGGTGGCTAGCTAATGGGTGCTTAATGCCCCGTGGCGTTCAAAAGGGATTAGTCCGGCTCTGCTAAAATATCCTCTGAAGAATGTGTGTGTTGCTCACTTTCTAACACTAACCtcctccaataaaaaaaaaaatacaacaaaaaaaaaaaaaacccaattcgAGAATCAATACTAAAGAGGTCTTGTTTTGGGCACCCCTTCCGTCTAAACCCAGTGAAGAGTGAAGAGTGAAGAGCAGCAACCAAAACAGTGTGAGGCAGCCACTCAATCAGGAAACAGCAAAAGTATTAGGAAATTTGCAGCGGAAGCTTGAACCCTTTCTGAGCAGTGGTCTCACTCACGCGTACCCATCAATATCATAAGGTAACATATTCGTGCCAAGTCTCAGtgttcacatatatatatatatatatatatattcatcccAATGCCTTCTAGGTTTTCCGAAAATTCAATTCTAGGGTCAGGTGTAATCTCATAGAGCTGGTCATGACCCATTTGCATAGCCTCAGAAATGCATCTATTCTCAAATGGGTTTCTTCAAATATTGCTCAAAACCACCTTAGATCATCAAGAACCCCACTTCAGCCAATTGGGTCTTTCCCCAATTCTCATGCCATCAGGCTTTACGGTACCAAAACAGCTCTTGAAGCTGAAAACCCTGAAAACTTGGATATAACTTCGACTTCTAGTGGAAAAAATGGAGGGGGGATTTCTAGAGTTATTCGAAAAGAAGCCCAGGCTGCATTGTTGGAGTATT
Above is a genomic segment from Rosa chinensis cultivar Old Blush chromosome 3, RchiOBHm-V2, whole genome shotgun sequence containing:
- the LOC112193788 gene encoding protein CWC15 homolog, translating into MTTAARPTWAPAKGGNEQGGTRIFGPSQKYSSRDIASHTTLKPRKDGQDTQDELQKRNLHEELEDRERRHFSSKDKYSYDRDRSRRGSQLLLEGTRRDTEDRIVPRNVDADDSDLEVKSDDDSDEDDDDDEDDTEALLAELEQIKRERAEEKRRKEEQQVAEELKVKEAELLRGNPLLNNPITASSFSVKRRWDDDVVFKNQARGETKTPKRFINDTVRNDFHRKFLHKYMK
- the LOC112193787 gene encoding transcription termination factor MTEF18, mitochondrial, giving the protein MTHLRKLRTASILKRVSSNFDENHFRLLGTPARPIGSFPSAQTPRLYRTKRNPVTESCEITWPENAGRVSRAVRQEAQAALLDYLYGSRGLHFADAENMSKNSPHFLNKLLKCVGSDKEIRQSVSRYLLYHPVNEFEPFFESLGLKPSEYVHFLPPNSMFLIDESLLLHNYAVLCQFGVARSRIGKIYKEAAEVFRYDFKVLQSKLRAYEELGLSRYALVKFIVAAPYLLVGDVDVAFVEVLEKLRSLGFETSWVQGYLSESDSYNWGRMLGVLSFLSDIGCSNKQLGVLLGQHPDFVFEASGGRTFLLIGIFLKFGCTMSQICSMFLQFPQIEVTKFVLNMRRCFLILHEIKMEFTEIGKIVHSQPLLLGSIALKSTNTLLLHLKIGKKELSRYIQENPQEMKNWVFGRTLRPLELGENLRSKTHKMKFLLDIGFVENPNKITEVVNQFQGNGWELQERFDCIVEAGLDRDEVCKLIKRYPLVLCQSKKLIEMKIDLLVNHLCYPLSTLLSFPRYLTCGIKRVKHRVFMYNWLKDQGTVEPGSALSTILYPSDLCFLRKFVNHHPCGLEVWQDLKNKIYSG